The Nitrogeniibacter aestuarii genome has a window encoding:
- a CDS encoding FKBP-type peptidyl-prolyl cis-trans isomerase: protein MSEITTESGLVYEELEIGDGETAAAGKMATVHYTGWLTNGQKFDSSKDRNDPFDFPLGQGYVIRGWDEGVQGMKIGGKRKLTIPPELGYGARGAGGVIPPNATLVFEVELLGLK, encoded by the coding sequence ATGTCTGAAATCACCACCGAAAGCGGTCTGGTCTACGAAGAGCTCGAGATCGGCGATGGCGAAACGGCTGCGGCGGGCAAGATGGCGACGGTGCACTACACCGGCTGGCTCACCAACGGGCAGAAGTTCGATTCGAGCAAGGATCGCAACGATCCTTTCGATTTCCCGCTGGGCCAGGGCTACGTGATCCGCGGATGGGACGAAGGCGTTCAGGGCATGAAGATCGGTGGCAAGCGCAAGCTGACCATCCCGCCGGAGCTGGGCTACGGTGCCCGTGGTGCCGGTGGCGTGATTCCGCCCAACGCGACGCTGGTGTTCGAAGTGGAGCTGCTCGGTCTGAAATAA
- a CDS encoding DUF1501 domain-containing protein → MFNHDTNTTRRRLLKGALAGLGLPALTGAGLFPAIARAAAAAAADDRILVVLELSGGNDGLNTVVPYGDDAYYRLRPEIGLRADALRKLDDHYGFNPGLAGFERLWKDGQMAIVHGCGYDQPSFSHFSSMAYWHTAAPGGGDDYGWFGRLADQIAPHASPNLLINIDATQSLAVKSRLHTPVVFDDPDNFMRQGWPQERHLLDGIAEKAQGNPSLAYLNDVARSARDASALVREAWQRYRTPMDYGINDLGLNKIAACIAAGLPTRLYYTAYRNNAFDTHVQQKALHQRLLTYTADAVMAFMRDMERLGQADRVALLVFSEFGRRPKENANLGTDHGTANHMYLIGKGVRGGHYGQAPSLTALDDGNLIHTMDFRRVYATAMEGWLNLKSSDAVLKGRFEPLPVFA, encoded by the coding sequence ATGTTCAATCACGACACCAATACCACCCGGCGGCGCCTGCTCAAGGGCGCGCTCGCCGGCCTCGGCCTGCCCGCGCTGACCGGCGCCGGCCTCTTCCCGGCCATCGCCCGCGCAGCGGCAGCCGCGGCGGCGGATGATCGTATTCTTGTGGTGCTTGAGCTCTCCGGTGGCAACGACGGTCTCAACACCGTCGTGCCTTATGGCGACGATGCGTATTACCGGCTGCGCCCCGAGATCGGATTGCGCGCCGACGCGTTGCGCAAGCTCGACGACCATTATGGTTTCAACCCGGGCCTGGCCGGCTTCGAGCGGCTGTGGAAAGACGGGCAGATGGCCATCGTGCATGGCTGCGGCTACGACCAGCCCTCGTTCTCGCACTTCAGCTCGATGGCGTACTGGCACACCGCCGCGCCCGGGGGCGGCGACGACTATGGCTGGTTTGGTAGACTGGCCGATCAGATTGCGCCGCACGCATCGCCCAACCTGCTCATCAACATCGACGCCACCCAGTCGCTCGCGGTGAAGAGCCGGCTGCACACGCCGGTGGTGTTCGACGACCCGGACAATTTCATGCGTCAGGGCTGGCCGCAGGAGCGGCATCTGCTCGATGGCATTGCAGAAAAGGCGCAGGGCAACCCGAGTCTGGCCTACCTGAACGACGTGGCCCGTAGCGCCCGCGATGCCTCCGCCCTGGTGCGCGAGGCCTGGCAGCGTTATCGCACGCCCATGGACTATGGCATCAACGACCTCGGCCTCAACAAGATCGCCGCCTGCATCGCAGCCGGTCTGCCCACGCGGCTCTACTACACCGCGTACCGGAACAACGCCTTTGACACCCACGTGCAGCAAAAGGCGCTACACCAGCGACTGCTGACCTACACGGCCGATGCCGTCATGGCCTTCATGCGGGACATGGAGCGCCTCGGTCAGGCCGACAGGGTGGCCCTGCTGGTATTCTCGGAGTTTGGCCGGCGTCCCAAGGAGAATGCCAATCTCGGGACCGATCATGGCACTGCCAATCACATGTATCTGATTGGTAAGGGCGTGCGCGGCGGCCACTACGGGCAGGCGCCATCACTCACGGCCCTGGACGATGGCAACCTGATTCACACCATGGATTTCCGGCGCGTGTACGCCACGGCGATGGAAGGCTGGCTCAACCTGAAGTCGTCCGACGCCGTGCTGAAGGGGCGCTTCGAGCCCTTGCCGGTTTTTGCGTGA
- the cysK gene encoding cysteine synthase A, translated as MNIANNVTDLIGNTPLVKLNRVAEGVGATIALKLEFFNPAHSVKDRIAVSMINAAEAAGKIGPDTIVLEPTSGNTGIGLAMVCAARGYKCAFVMPETMSRERRLLLKAYGADLILTPGPDGMGGAIRKAQEMAEADSRYFIPQQFANPANPAIHRNTTAEEIWTDTDGKVDIFVSGVGTGGTITGVGEVLKQRNPNVKVVAVEPDASPVLSGGQKGPHPIQGIGAGFVPEILNTEVYDEVARVKNEDAFTIARRLAAEEGLLVGISSGAAVSAAIEIGKRPENAGKLIVVIIPSFGERYLSTALFQDLEV; from the coding sequence ATGAACATCGCCAACAATGTCACCGACCTGATCGGCAACACTCCGCTGGTCAAACTCAACCGCGTCGCCGAAGGGGTTGGCGCCACCATCGCGCTCAAGCTCGAGTTCTTCAACCCCGCCCACAGCGTCAAGGACCGCATCGCCGTGTCCATGATCAACGCCGCCGAAGCGGCCGGCAAGATCGGGCCCGACACCATCGTCCTCGAACCCACCTCCGGCAACACCGGCATCGGCCTGGCCATGGTCTGCGCCGCGCGCGGCTACAAGTGCGCCTTCGTCATGCCCGAGACCATGAGCCGCGAGCGCCGGCTGCTGCTCAAGGCCTACGGGGCCGACCTCATCCTCACCCCGGGGCCCGACGGCATGGGCGGTGCCATCAGAAAAGCACAGGAAATGGCCGAGGCCGACAGCCGCTATTTCATCCCGCAGCAGTTCGCCAACCCGGCCAACCCGGCCATTCACCGCAACACCACCGCAGAAGAGATCTGGACCGACACCGATGGCAAGGTCGACATCTTCGTCTCCGGTGTGGGCACGGGCGGCACCATCACCGGCGTGGGCGAAGTGCTCAAGCAGCGCAACCCGAATGTGAAGGTGGTGGCCGTCGAGCCCGACGCCAGCCCGGTCCTGTCCGGCGGCCAGAAAGGCCCGCACCCCATCCAGGGCATCGGCGCCGGCTTCGTGCCCGAGATTCTCAACACCGAGGTCTATGACGAAGTGGCCCGGGTGAAGAACGAAGACGCCTTCACCATCGCCCGCCGTCTCGCCGCCGAAGAAGGCCTGCTGGTCGGCATTTCTTCCGGTGCTGCCGTATCGGCCGCCATCGAGATCGGCAAGCGCCCGGAAAACGCGGGCAAGCTGATCGTGGTGATCATCCCGTCCTTCGGCGAGCGCTACCTCAGCACCGCCCTGTTCCAGGATCTCGAAGTCTGA
- a CDS encoding DUF2189 domain-containing protein gives MSPTAQPLSLASLLAAVRAGWLDFRARPVASMAYAAVFVVVGGGLVSLLVSIGLAPLALALGIAFLLFGPVVLAGFFALARLPMGTPLGPSLAAALLAMRRADRSVWAIGAFCVFMALVWLTDAGTLYSFMIGERFHDWSMVVPRWFHRRFHGGALVMGAGLALVVFVVSVHGVPLMLRWRLGLVAAIVASARAVGRSLLMHMLWALLLGVTVICSIFVFPALVLVLPVAAYASDHITRQVFGAPRERGPQETV, from the coding sequence ATGTCACCGACGGCTCAGCCGCTCAGTCTGGCCAGTCTTCTTGCCGCCGTGCGCGCGGGCTGGCTGGATTTTCGCGCCCGCCCGGTTGCGAGCATGGCCTACGCGGCCGTGTTCGTCGTTGTCGGTGGCGGGCTGGTCTCACTGCTGGTGAGCATCGGCCTGGCGCCGCTGGCGCTGGCGCTGGGCATCGCTTTCCTGCTCTTCGGTCCGGTGGTGCTGGCCGGCTTCTTTGCCCTGGCCCGCCTGCCCATGGGAACGCCGCTGGGGCCGTCGCTGGCCGCTGCCCTCCTGGCCATGCGGCGCGCGGATCGATCTGTCTGGGCCATTGGGGCCTTCTGCGTTTTCATGGCGCTGGTGTGGCTCACCGATGCCGGCACGCTCTACAGCTTCATGATCGGCGAGCGTTTTCACGACTGGAGCATGGTCGTGCCCCGCTGGTTTCATCGGCGCTTTCATGGCGGCGCCTTGGTGATGGGGGCCGGACTGGCCTTGGTGGTGTTTGTGGTTTCGGTGCATGGCGTGCCACTCATGCTCCGCTGGCGGCTGGGTCTGGTCGCTGCCATCGTGGCCAGTGCGCGCGCGGTGGGGCGCTCGCTCCTGATGCACATGCTCTGGGCGCTCCTGCTCGGAGTGACAGTCATTTGCTCGATCTTCGTGTTCCCCGCATTGGTGCTCGTATTGCCCGTCGCGGCTTACGCAAGTGACCACATCACGCGTCAGGTTTTTGGTGCGCCCCGGGAACGCGGCCCTCAAGAGACGGTCTAG
- a CDS encoding HAD family hydrolase, with amino-acid sequence MATLQALLFDVDGTLADTERDGHRPAFNMAFAEAGLDWVWDEALYGQLLAVTGGKERIRYYLDAFNTTFEKPDDFDAFVKGLHEAKTRFYTQLMAEGKIPLRPGVENLILEARAAGMRMAIVTTTTPANVSALLESTLGPGSEDWFEVIAAGDIVPAKKPAPDIYEWALREMKLSPEEAIAFEDSGNGVRSSLGAGVKTIVTVNGYTKGDDFSGAALVLDHMGDELSLGPDISGSCMAKVSLDLSAVQKIFAL; translated from the coding sequence ATGGCGACCTTGCAGGCTTTGCTTTTTGATGTGGATGGCACGCTCGCGGACACCGAACGGGACGGCCACCGGCCCGCGTTCAACATGGCCTTCGCCGAGGCCGGCCTGGACTGGGTCTGGGACGAAGCGCTCTACGGCCAGCTGCTGGCCGTCACCGGCGGCAAGGAACGCATCCGCTACTACCTGGATGCCTTCAACACCACGTTCGAAAAGCCCGACGACTTCGACGCCTTTGTGAAAGGCCTGCACGAAGCCAAGACCCGCTTCTATACCCAATTGATGGCCGAGGGGAAAATCCCCCTGCGCCCCGGCGTCGAAAACCTCATTCTTGAGGCCCGCGCCGCCGGTATGCGCATGGCCATCGTCACCACCACGACGCCCGCGAATGTTTCCGCCTTGCTCGAAAGCACCCTCGGGCCGGGGAGTGAAGACTGGTTCGAGGTGATCGCCGCGGGTGATATCGTGCCGGCCAAGAAGCCCGCACCGGATATCTATGAATGGGCACTCAGGGAGATGAAGCTGTCACCGGAGGAAGCGATTGCCTTCGAGGACTCGGGCAATGGGGTGCGTTCGTCGCTGGGGGCAGGGGTGAAGACCATCGTCACGGTGAATGGTTATACGAAGGGCGATGATTTTTCGGGGGCGGCGTTGGTGCTGGATCACATGGGAGATGAATTGAGCTTAGGGCCCGATATTTCTGGTAGTTGCATGGCGAAGGTGTCTTTAGACCTGAGTGCAGTTCAGAAAATTTTTGCCCTATGA
- the msrA gene encoding peptide-methionine (S)-S-oxide reductase MsrA has translation MSKQTAILGGGNFWNLDAVFSEVEGVLAVEAGYAGGWLRDPDREQVCSGQTGHAEVVRVTFESGKVRYSQLLDIFFAIHDPTTVNRQGGDVGPQYRSVIFALSPRQRQVANATIAELEAQHAFNAPIVTTIENAATFWPAESHLQHYFAQHPSMSYCRFVVQPKLDKFHRRFAALSRS, from the coding sequence ATGAGCAAGCAGACAGCCATCTTGGGCGGCGGCAACTTCTGGAATCTGGATGCCGTGTTCAGTGAAGTCGAAGGCGTGCTCGCGGTCGAAGCGGGCTATGCCGGCGGATGGCTTCGAGACCCGGACCGCGAGCAGGTCTGCAGCGGGCAGACCGGGCATGCGGAAGTCGTACGCGTGACATTCGAATCAGGCAAGGTGCGTTATTCGCAGTTGCTCGACATCTTCTTCGCCATCCACGATCCCACCACGGTCAATCGGCAGGGCGGCGACGTCGGGCCGCAGTACCGATCGGTGATCTTTGCCTTGTCGCCGCGTCAGCGCCAGGTGGCCAACGCCACGATTGCCGAGCTTGAAGCCCAGCACGCGTTCAACGCACCCATCGTGACCACGATCGAAAACGCGGCCACCTTCTGGCCTGCGGAGTCCCATCTGCAGCACTATTTTGCCCAGCATCCGTCCATGTCCTACTGCCGGTTCGTGGTGCAGCCCAAACTGGACAAATTCCATCGCCGCTTTGCCGCGTTGTCGCGCAGCTGA
- a CDS encoding TIR domain-containing protein, whose product MGIEFLNSKFEKASYLENLLVAHATGNPAESSEYETLRHELLSDPETAALTPSFVRTNRNLGAFWGFIKGKFGSYAERRTFLSQEFTPLLDMLEFGAASSTTSSAVPGSPPAARNKRNVFIVHGRDNETKQEVARFIEKIGLKSIILHEQASSGMTIIEKIERYANDADFALVLYTPCDLGRAVTETKVPPRQRARQNVVFEHGYLMARLGRENVCALVKGEIETPNDISGVVYVGFDTYGAWKTEVVKELVACGYEVQGWP is encoded by the coding sequence ATGGGCATTGAATTTTTAAACTCAAAGTTTGAAAAAGCTAGCTACTTGGAAAACCTCCTTGTAGCCCATGCGACAGGAAATCCCGCCGAATCATCGGAATATGAAACACTAAGGCACGAACTACTGTCAGACCCAGAAACGGCAGCACTTACTCCATCATTCGTTCGCACTAATCGTAATCTGGGAGCGTTTTGGGGATTCATCAAAGGAAAGTTCGGGAGTTACGCTGAACGAAGAACGTTCCTATCCCAAGAATTTACCCCTCTGTTGGATATGCTCGAATTTGGTGCAGCTTCGAGCACAACCTCATCCGCAGTTCCAGGCAGCCCGCCAGCGGCTCGAAACAAACGCAACGTGTTCATCGTCCATGGCAGAGATAATGAAACAAAACAAGAAGTTGCACGATTTATCGAAAAAATCGGCCTCAAATCGATCATCCTCCATGAACAAGCAAGTTCAGGAATGACAATCATTGAGAAAATTGAACGCTATGCCAACGACGCTGACTTTGCTCTCGTCTTATATACTCCCTGCGATCTTGGTCGTGCGGTAACAGAAACGAAGGTGCCCCCACGACAACGCGCACGCCAAAACGTCGTTTTTGAACACGGGTATTTGATGGCGAGGCTCGGTCGAGAAAACGTATGCGCTTTAGTCAAAGGTGAGATTGAGACTCCGAACGACATCAGTGGAGTTGTATATGTCGGGTTCGACACCTATGGTGCGTGGAAGACAGAAGTCGTGAAAGAACTCGTAGCTTGTGGCTATGAAGTTCAGGGCTGGCCTTAA
- a CDS encoding DUF1800 domain-containing protein, which yields MNTCVRWLMVLSAIFSAAPLLAASNWTGDLSPLPAEDWSRERAAHLLDRAGFGGTPAQIEALAQLSPRQAVRQLVYFEGAADGDLPAFEHSGVWQPGIDELPPSRPATTTLAKKTGEAIGVKVKPAGNRPLQPVVNQFFYWLRASKLETGRLSYWWANRMLASPRPLQEKMALFWHGHFATSEDKVRDYRKMLQQLELFQAKGLGNFRELLIDVAKGPAMLAYLDAGINVKDAPNENFAREIMEMFTMGVGHYSEHDIREAARAFTGWNFQGLEYRFNADKHDEAAKTVLGRTGNFGGIEVIDIILEQPVTADYLASRIYAFFVRTAPDSDLRKRLGELLREKNYELAPFMEAVFLSKDFYAPESMASHIKSPVELLVSTYRKLELEAIPGVPDFNETTAALGQRLMYPPTVAGWAEGRAWVTPGLLIQRGNFVLDVVFPDINFLPTDRYPVYATGAEIRQVHERLRAGMDISSATKPAGMGENTDVMAMANRNVDRDEDFNTRYGSYRGWQMAIERVKPIPRMLPRLDLTGLVLDAGCRKPMDAVRHLETRFLSVPLDAATRRSMADFLTTELGTEDLSAARSYAEESLRLTLHVLLSRPEYQLN from the coding sequence ATGAACACGTGTGTCCGCTGGCTGATGGTGCTGAGCGCAATCTTTTCGGCCGCACCGCTGTTGGCTGCCTCGAACTGGACGGGCGACCTGTCGCCCCTGCCGGCCGAGGACTGGAGCCGGGAGCGCGCGGCACATTTGCTCGACCGTGCCGGCTTCGGCGGCACGCCGGCCCAGATCGAGGCGCTGGCGCAGTTGAGCCCTCGGCAAGCCGTCCGGCAGCTGGTTTATTTCGAAGGCGCGGCTGATGGCGATCTGCCGGCCTTTGAGCACTCGGGCGTCTGGCAGCCGGGTATCGACGAACTGCCCCCGAGCCGCCCGGCCACCACGACACTCGCCAAAAAGACAGGCGAGGCCATCGGTGTGAAGGTCAAACCCGCCGGCAACCGTCCGTTGCAGCCGGTGGTCAATCAGTTCTTCTACTGGTTGCGTGCCAGCAAGCTGGAGACGGGACGGTTGAGCTACTGGTGGGCCAATCGCATGCTTGCCTCGCCGCGCCCGCTGCAGGAAAAGATGGCCTTGTTCTGGCATGGTCACTTTGCCACCAGTGAAGACAAGGTGCGCGACTACCGCAAGATGCTGCAGCAACTCGAGCTGTTCCAGGCCAAGGGCCTGGGCAACTTCCGCGAGTTGCTGATCGACGTGGCCAAAGGGCCGGCCATGCTGGCCTACCTGGATGCCGGCATCAACGTGAAGGACGCGCCCAACGAGAACTTCGCCCGCGAGATCATGGAGATGTTCACCATGGGCGTGGGCCACTACAGCGAGCACGATATCCGCGAGGCGGCCCGTGCCTTCACCGGCTGGAACTTTCAGGGGCTTGAGTATCGCTTCAATGCCGACAAGCACGATGAAGCCGCCAAGACGGTCCTCGGGCGCACCGGCAATTTCGGGGGCATCGAGGTGATCGATATCATCCTCGAGCAGCCGGTCACCGCCGACTATCTGGCCAGCCGCATTTACGCGTTCTTTGTGCGCACAGCACCCGATAGCGACTTGCGCAAGCGCCTGGGTGAGCTGTTGCGGGAAAAGAACTACGAGCTCGCCCCCTTCATGGAGGCCGTCTTTCTCTCGAAGGACTTTTATGCCCCCGAGTCGATGGCAAGCCACATCAAGAGCCCGGTCGAACTGCTCGTGTCCACCTATCGCAAGCTGGAACTGGAGGCCATTCCCGGCGTGCCCGATTTCAACGAGACGACGGCGGCGCTCGGCCAGCGGCTGATGTATCCACCCACCGTTGCCGGTTGGGCCGAAGGCCGCGCCTGGGTGACGCCGGGCCTGCTCATCCAGCGTGGCAACTTCGTGCTCGATGTGGTCTTTCCGGACATCAATTTCCTGCCCACCGACCGCTATCCGGTCTATGCCACGGGGGCTGAGATCCGCCAGGTGCACGAGCGCCTGCGTGCCGGCATGGATATCTCGTCGGCGACCAAACCCGCGGGCATGGGTGAAAACACCGACGTGATGGCCATGGCCAATCGCAATGTGGATCGAGACGAGGATTTCAACACCCGGTACGGCAGCTACCGCGGCTGGCAGATGGCGATCGAGCGCGTCAAGCCGATTCCGCGCATGCTGCCGCGCCTGGACCTCACCGGCTTGGTGCTCGATGCCGGTTGCCGCAAGCCCATGGATGCGGTGCGTCATCTGGAGACGCGTTTTCTCTCCGTGCCGCTGGACGCGGCGACACGTCGATCAATGGCCGATTTCCTGACCACGGAACTGGGCACGGAGGATCTGAGCGCCGCCAGAAGCTATGCCGAAGAGAGCTTGCGCCTGACCCTGCACGTGCTTCTGAGCCGCCCTGAATACCAGCTGAACTGA
- a CDS encoding spherulation-specific family 4 protein codes for MAHTTSKMLRYTALSFAAWAATPAHALELLVPGYFYPSTHVAQWQSLVETAQQQPLSVIINPNSGPGSTVNSDYQAVIADLHAAGATLYGYVSTAWGTRDLSAVTADLDAFNSMYDIDGFFLDEMATGTNMLGHYSEISDHITDISPALRTIANPGTTADEGYLALFDTLVAYESSAAALGSHTPASYQRNYTADRFAQLVYGANEATMQSLVNQAAANNYGYILVTDIDGAGAWEGLPGYWTSEAAAVQAVSTVPEPGSVALFVSGLALVAGISLRRQPGQTRTA; via the coding sequence ATGGCCCACACCACAAGCAAGATGCTCCGATACACCGCGCTGTCGTTCGCCGCATGGGCGGCCACACCGGCACACGCGCTTGAGTTGCTGGTGCCGGGGTACTTCTACCCGAGTACCCATGTGGCGCAATGGCAGTCACTGGTCGAGACCGCGCAGCAACAGCCCCTGAGCGTGATCATCAACCCCAACAGCGGGCCGGGCAGCACCGTCAACAGCGATTATCAGGCGGTGATTGCCGATCTGCACGCCGCTGGCGCCACGCTGTACGGCTATGTGTCGACCGCCTGGGGCACCCGTGATCTGAGCGCCGTCACCGCCGACCTCGACGCGTTCAACAGCATGTACGACATCGACGGCTTCTTTCTGGATGAAATGGCCACCGGCACCAACATGCTCGGCCACTACAGCGAGATCAGCGATCACATCACCGACATCTCGCCCGCCCTACGGACCATCGCCAACCCGGGCACCACCGCTGACGAGGGCTATCTGGCCCTGTTCGACACGCTGGTGGCCTACGAATCCTCGGCCGCCGCACTCGGCAGCCACACCCCGGCGAGCTACCAGCGCAACTACACGGCTGACCGCTTCGCACAGCTGGTCTATGGGGCGAACGAAGCCACCATGCAGTCGTTGGTGAATCAGGCAGCCGCGAACAATTATGGCTACATTTTGGTCACCGACATCGACGGTGCCGGCGCCTGGGAAGGACTCCCCGGTTACTGGACGAGCGAAGCGGCCGCCGTGCAAGCCGTCTCCACCGTACCGGAGCCTGGCAGCGTCGCGCTCTTCGTTTCCGGCTTGGCGCTGGTTGCCGGCATCAGCCTCCGGCGCCAACCCGGTCAAACCAGGACGGCGTGA
- the recQ gene encoding DNA helicase RecQ, producing the protein MSRALEILEHVFGYTAFRGEQADIVDHVANGGDALVLMPTGGGKSLCFQIPSLMRPGTAIVVSPLIALMRDQVAALQEAGVAAECLNSSLTQDEAANVEQRWMRGELDLLYIAPERLLNPRTLAQVEHTHEQHGIALFAIDEAHCVSQWGHDFRPEYLQLSVLCERFPGVPRIALTATADAQTREEIAQRLNLANARRFVSSFDRPNIRYRMVEKNGPRQQLLDFLGEHPGEAGIVYCLSRRKVEETAQALCDAGITALPYHAGLPQEVRNENQLRFLREDGIVMVATIAFGMGIDKPDVRFVAHLDLPRSIEGYYQETGRAGRDGLPSEAWMAWGAQDVVQQRRMLDESEGSVEFKRLANSRLDALVGLVEATDCRRIHLLRYFGEDAQPCGNCDNCIDPPKTWDASDEARKALSCIYRTGQRYGAGHLIDVLRGERTEKVVERGHESVTTFGIGADHDDKTWRSVFRQLAARAYVRVDHDRFGALMLTESARPLLRGEDRFEIRVPTKKKRLKAGRGGIVPTGAEAEVFERLRQWRADTARERNVPAYVIFHDATLQEIAVRKPASMAELGTVSGIGDRKLEAYGPALIELLTAPPPSKGALS; encoded by the coding sequence ATGTCCCGCGCACTGGAAATTCTCGAACATGTCTTCGGCTACACCGCCTTTCGCGGCGAGCAGGCCGATATCGTCGACCATGTCGCCAACGGCGGCGACGCCCTGGTGCTCATGCCCACCGGCGGTGGCAAGTCACTGTGCTTCCAGATCCCCTCGCTCATGCGCCCGGGCACGGCGATCGTCGTCTCCCCGCTCATCGCCCTCATGCGCGACCAGGTGGCTGCCCTGCAGGAAGCCGGCGTCGCTGCCGAGTGTCTCAACTCCAGTCTCACGCAGGACGAAGCGGCCAACGTCGAGCAGCGCTGGATGCGCGGCGAGCTGGACCTGCTCTACATCGCCCCCGAGCGCCTGCTCAACCCACGCACGCTGGCGCAGGTGGAGCACACTCACGAACAGCACGGCATCGCCCTGTTTGCGATCGACGAGGCCCACTGCGTCTCCCAGTGGGGGCACGATTTCCGGCCGGAGTACCTGCAGCTGTCGGTGCTGTGCGAACGTTTCCCCGGTGTGCCGCGCATTGCGCTCACCGCCACCGCCGACGCCCAGACGCGTGAGGAAATCGCCCAACGGCTGAACCTTGCCAACGCGCGGCGCTTCGTCTCCAGCTTCGACCGGCCGAACATCCGCTATCGCATGGTCGAGAAAAACGGCCCGCGCCAGCAACTTCTGGATTTCCTTGGCGAGCATCCGGGTGAAGCCGGCATCGTCTATTGCCTCTCTCGGCGCAAGGTGGAAGAAACCGCCCAGGCCCTGTGCGACGCCGGCATCACCGCCCTGCCCTACCACGCCGGCCTGCCGCAGGAAGTGCGCAACGAGAACCAGCTTCGCTTCCTGCGTGAAGACGGCATCGTCATGGTCGCCACCATCGCCTTCGGCATGGGCATCGACAAGCCCGACGTCCGTTTCGTCGCGCATCTGGATCTGCCGCGCAGCATCGAAGGCTATTATCAGGAAACCGGTCGTGCCGGGCGCGACGGCTTGCCCTCCGAGGCCTGGATGGCCTGGGGCGCGCAGGACGTGGTGCAGCAGCGCCGCATGCTCGACGAATCGGAAGGCTCGGTCGAATTCAAGCGGCTCGCCAACAGCCGGCTGGATGCCCTGGTGGGTCTGGTCGAAGCCACCGACTGCCGCCGCATCCATCTGCTGCGCTATTTCGGTGAAGACGCCCAGCCCTGCGGCAACTGCGACAACTGCATCGATCCGCCCAAGACCTGGGACGCCTCGGACGAAGCCCGCAAGGCGCTCTCATGCATCTACCGCACCGGCCAGCGCTACGGCGCCGGTCACCTGATCGACGTCTTGCGCGGCGAGCGCACCGAAAAGGTTGTCGAGCGCGGCCATGAGTCGGTGACCACCTTCGGCATCGGCGCCGATCACGACGATAAGACCTGGCGCAGCGTTTTCCGCCAACTCGCCGCCCGCGCCTACGTGCGCGTGGACCACGACCGCTTCGGCGCCCTCATGCTCACCGAAAGCGCCCGCCCCCTGCTACGCGGCGAAGACCGCTTCGAGATTCGCGTCCCCACCAAGAAGAAACGCCTCAAGGCCGGCCGCGGCGGCATCGTCCCCACCGGCGCCGAGGCCGAAGTGTTTGAACGCCTGCGCCAATGGCGCGCCGACACCGCCCGGGAACGCAACGTCCCCGCCTACGTGATCTTTCATGACGCCACGTTGCAGGAGATCGCCGTGCGCAAGCCGGCGTCGATGGCTGAATTGGGGACCGTCTCGGGGATCGGGGATCGGAAGCTTGAAGCTTACGGGCCGGCGTTGATCGAACTGTTGACTGCCCCCCCGCCAAGCAAGGGCGCACTTAGTTAA